In one Prosthecobacter debontii genomic region, the following are encoded:
- the dhaL gene encoding dihydroxyacetone kinase subunit DhaL, with protein sequence MELNPNQVRLMMLQVADAIIVAEPKLSQADRDLGDGDHGLGMKRGMEAVKAQLEPMEPASPEQVLVATGTAMMTSMGGASGAIFGTVYRAGGKALAGRATLDSEGLALFLQAALEGVMKRGGAKPGDKTMIDALAPAAEKAKEVTGQPVADALAAAADAAEAGKEASKDMIAQFGRAKTLGEACLGFPDAGALSVTIMLQTMAAFAKAA encoded by the coding sequence ATGGAACTGAATCCCAACCAAGTCCGGCTCATGATGCTGCAGGTGGCTGACGCCATCATCGTGGCAGAACCCAAACTCTCTCAGGCAGATCGCGATCTCGGTGATGGCGATCACGGCCTAGGCATGAAGCGGGGCATGGAAGCTGTGAAAGCCCAGCTCGAACCGATGGAACCTGCCTCACCTGAGCAGGTTCTGGTCGCAACGGGAACGGCCATGATGACCAGCATGGGTGGTGCCTCTGGCGCCATCTTTGGCACCGTCTATCGCGCGGGTGGCAAGGCACTCGCAGGCCGGGCAACGCTTGATTCCGAAGGTCTGGCTCTTTTCCTCCAAGCAGCGCTGGAAGGCGTGATGAAGCGTGGTGGTGCCAAGCCTGGCGACAAGACCATGATTGATGCCCTGGCTCCTGCCGCTGAGAAAGCCAAGGAAGTCACGGGTCAGCCTGTGGCGGATGCCTTGGCTGCCGCAGCCGATGCTGCCGAAGCGGGTAAAGAAGCCAGCAAAGACATGATCGCCCAATTTGGCCGCGCCAAGACTCTGGGTGAAGCCTGTCTCGGTTTCCCCGATGCCGGAGCTCTCTCCGTGACCATCATGCTGCAAACCATGGCCGCTTTTGCCAAGGCTGCTTAA
- a CDS encoding methyltransferase domain-containing protein, protein MIESTLPATPTEVAGHYDQLDRFYREIWGDHVHHGLWITGKESSDQATRNLMDAVVTRARLKAGMHLCDVGCGYGQTSRIIAREQQVKVTGLTISPAQLRYAQQATEPGLPVEFLLRDWQHNNLPDASFDAVIAVESTEHMQDKARVFSEAARVLKPGGRLVVCAWLAAEQPTPWEDRHLLEPICREGRMPSLGTATDLVRWMTAAGLSVESSDDVSLQVMRTWPICAWRFIRGVITRPSYLRFLLDPKHDNRIFGLTMLRLWLAYRTGAMRYVIFQASKSGAQAGADEIRYPL, encoded by the coding sequence ATGATCGAGTCCACTCTACCTGCAACTCCCACTGAGGTGGCGGGACACTATGATCAGTTAGACCGGTTTTATCGGGAGATCTGGGGTGATCATGTGCATCATGGTTTGTGGATCACGGGCAAGGAATCCTCGGATCAGGCGACCCGTAACCTGATGGATGCAGTCGTGACACGAGCACGATTGAAGGCGGGCATGCATCTCTGTGATGTGGGCTGTGGCTATGGTCAAACTTCTCGGATCATCGCACGTGAGCAGCAGGTGAAGGTGACGGGACTGACGATTTCGCCAGCTCAACTGCGTTATGCTCAGCAAGCGACCGAGCCAGGTTTGCCCGTGGAGTTTCTTTTGCGAGACTGGCAGCACAACAACCTTCCCGACGCATCTTTCGATGCGGTGATTGCGGTGGAGAGCACCGAACACATGCAGGATAAAGCACGTGTGTTCAGTGAAGCTGCACGTGTCTTGAAACCAGGAGGCCGACTCGTTGTTTGTGCTTGGCTGGCGGCCGAGCAACCCACCCCCTGGGAGGATCGCCATCTCTTGGAGCCGATCTGTCGAGAGGGACGCATGCCGAGCCTGGGCACGGCTACGGACCTCGTCAGGTGGATGACGGCGGCAGGACTCTCGGTCGAGTCCAGTGATGATGTCAGCCTGCAGGTGATGCGCACTTGGCCCATCTGTGCCTGGCGTTTCATCCGGGGTGTGATCACCCGCCCCTCTTACCTGCGCTTTTTGTTAGACCCCAAACATGACAATCGCATCTTTGGCCTCACCATGCTGCGCTTATGGCTCGCCTATCGCACAGGAGCCATGAGGTATGTCATTTTCCAAGCTTCCAAAAGCGGGGCCCAAGCTGGGGCGGATGAAATACGTTACCCACTTTGA
- a CDS encoding glycosyltransferase family 4 protein translates to MRIALIHYTQPPVIGGVERIIRDQALALQALGHEVSILTRATWQPLTSYEAVIVHNVFTMPFDLAWTQELRDLAVAQPDVRWINWVHDVASINPHYAHLPWQEASYVQLSQPVPNALNVAVSEVRRQDYITATGLPPEAVRVVPNGLDFAAVLGIPQRIAALQLWARELVLLHPTRLLRRKNIELGLRVTAALRDAGCDVLYAITGAPDPHQADGRLYHQELCSLTQELNLASHVLFLGEDGALSDDEVRGLYTMADALFFPSTGEGFGLPLLEAALHRLTIFCSDLPVHWEVLGEKGQYFTNQSKPEEISAQIVQWHQTSFVSQPRRHLWHRHEMVKICQEHLEPMLATANQST, encoded by the coding sequence ATGCGCATCGCCCTGATTCACTACACCCAGCCACCTGTCATCGGTGGCGTGGAGCGTATAATCAGGGATCAGGCCTTGGCACTCCAGGCACTGGGCCATGAAGTGAGCATCCTCACACGAGCCACTTGGCAGCCGCTGACCAGTTATGAAGCCGTGATCGTGCACAATGTCTTCACCATGCCCTTCGATCTGGCCTGGACTCAGGAACTCCGTGACCTCGCAGTTGCTCAACCCGATGTGCGCTGGATCAACTGGGTGCATGACGTGGCCTCGATCAATCCTCACTACGCCCACCTGCCCTGGCAAGAGGCCTCCTATGTGCAGCTCTCTCAACCCGTGCCCAACGCCCTGAATGTGGCCGTCTCCGAGGTGCGTCGGCAAGATTATATTACCGCCACCGGCCTACCCCCTGAAGCCGTGCGCGTGGTGCCGAATGGCCTGGACTTCGCCGCTGTGCTGGGAATCCCCCAGCGGATCGCAGCGTTGCAATTGTGGGCGCGCGAGCTGGTGTTACTGCACCCCACCCGCCTGCTGCGGAGAAAGAACATCGAGCTCGGCCTGCGCGTCACCGCCGCCTTGCGCGATGCCGGTTGCGACGTGCTCTACGCCATCACCGGTGCCCCAGATCCTCATCAGGCGGATGGCCGACTCTATCATCAGGAACTGTGCTCTCTGACACAGGAACTGAATCTGGCATCCCATGTGCTTTTCCTGGGAGAAGACGGCGCCTTATCCGATGACGAAGTGCGCGGTCTCTATACCATGGCAGACGCTCTCTTTTTTCCCAGCACCGGTGAAGGCTTTGGCCTGCCCTTGCTGGAAGCAGCGCTGCATCGACTAACCATCTTTTGCTCTGATTTACCCGTGCATTGGGAAGTGCTAGGTGAAAAAGGGCAGTATTTCACAAATCAGTCAAAACCCGAAGAGATATCGGCACAGATCGTGCAATGGCATCAAACGTCCTTCGTGTCTCAGCCCCGGCGCCACCTATGGCACCGACACGAAATGGTCAAAATCTGTCAGGAACATCTTGAGCCGATGCTCGCCACCGCTAACCAGTCCACATGA
- a CDS encoding FkbM family methyltransferase translates to MLNHLKQLHKVWTSPGNRQARTSAVVRSVKWFISKRWSDQKIIRPIFGDRQFIFYKDGFVANSLMLFSEWSEYDSLKLIDTFLRPEDSFLDVGANVGLFTILASRHVKDGLIVCVEPGRVQRERLMEHLQLNHIKAEVFPYAVGNEEKTVSFNIGDAVAHIALQQATDSPKMEMVDIKKLDTFLPRRKYSLMKLDVEGFELAALEGASGFLSEGLFPVILFELNGSSDRYGIAPEQIVTFLTKQGYTLGVYRHDSGTFDTTAKLWEDVLAVNSEGLQMLRDRIPHLKII, encoded by the coding sequence ATGTTAAACCATCTCAAACAACTCCATAAAGTATGGACCTCACCAGGAAACAGACAGGCACGAACAAGTGCTGTCGTGCGCTCGGTAAAATGGTTTATCAGCAAAAGATGGAGCGATCAAAAAATAATCCGCCCCATTTTCGGTGATCGCCAGTTCATATTTTATAAGGACGGCTTCGTTGCCAATTCGTTGATGCTATTTAGCGAGTGGTCGGAGTATGATTCGCTCAAATTGATCGACACGTTTCTACGTCCAGAAGACTCTTTCTTAGATGTCGGTGCCAACGTCGGACTGTTCACCATACTCGCATCGCGTCATGTGAAGGATGGCCTGATCGTGTGCGTGGAGCCCGGCCGCGTGCAAAGAGAACGTTTGATGGAACATCTTCAACTCAATCATATCAAAGCCGAGGTGTTTCCATATGCCGTTGGCAATGAAGAAAAGACGGTCTCGTTCAATATTGGGGATGCAGTCGCACACATCGCGTTGCAGCAAGCGACGGATTCACCGAAAATGGAAATGGTCGATATCAAGAAGCTCGACACATTTCTTCCTCGACGAAAGTATTCTCTCATGAAGCTCGACGTCGAAGGATTCGAGTTAGCCGCATTGGAAGGGGCCTCTGGCTTTCTTTCAGAAGGACTGTTTCCCGTCATTTTATTCGAATTGAACGGGAGTAGTGACAGGTATGGTATCGCTCCCGAACAGATCGTCACTTTCCTCACCAAACAAGGTTATACTCTTGGAGTCTATCGACATGATAGCGGCACATTTGATACGACAGCCAAGCTCTGGGAAGACGTTTTGGCAGTCAATTCAGAAGGCCTCCAGATGCTACGAGATCGTATCCCGCATCTAAAAATCATTTAA
- a CDS encoding YkgJ family cysteine cluster protein, which produces MLSPAVTEAASRLCLACGMCCNGVLFHIVRLQPTDSVKALEKMGMKLSRKKTEPYFNQPCRFLQGCTCQVYEHRPTRCRLFECQQIHGLAAGQITEAEALIVIRQTQEAVARVERLLSERGNTATERPLMERFRETRQESGEPDLPLVEEMQRVNELLNQHFRTTPIPWWDS; this is translated from the coding sequence ATGTTGTCTCCTGCCGTCACTGAAGCTGCCTCCCGCCTGTGTCTCGCCTGCGGCATGTGCTGCAATGGGGTGCTGTTTCACATCGTCCGACTGCAACCGACCGACTCGGTCAAGGCTCTGGAAAAGATGGGCATGAAGCTCAGTCGGAAGAAAACGGAGCCTTATTTCAACCAGCCCTGCCGGTTCCTCCAAGGCTGCACCTGCCAGGTCTATGAACACAGGCCGACGCGCTGCCGACTGTTCGAGTGCCAGCAGATCCACGGCCTCGCCGCCGGGCAGATTACAGAGGCGGAGGCCCTCATCGTCATCCGGCAGACTCAGGAGGCGGTGGCACGCGTGGAGAGGTTGCTGAGCGAGCGGGGAAACACCGCTACGGAGCGGCCTCTGATGGAGCGTTTCCGTGAAACCCGCCAGGAGTCTGGCGAGCCGGACCTTCCCCTGGTGGAGGAAATGCAGCGCGTGAATGAACTGCTCAATCAGCATTTCCGCACCACCCCGATCCCCTGGTGGGACTCGTGA
- the glgB gene encoding 1,4-alpha-glucan branching protein GlgB: MTDPTSPSADILAILEARHGNPFGFLGRHPQEDGRAIVRTFQPSAHAVTVLARDGSGAWPMQRVHHHGFYQVELPAEAAHKPYDLELATYDGQAIRTADPYSFGHLVGEHDLYYFREGTHQRLWESLGASLCTIDGVSGVRFSVWAPNAQRVSVIGDFNNWDGRLNPMRLRIEAGVWEIFMPGIKEETHYKFEVVTPEGYLTIKSDPFAFYSQHSEKTASMVFDLNRYTWSDQEWMEKRARQDLYHTPMSIYEVHLGSWKRIPEQGNRSKSYLELADDLIPYVKSMNFTHIELMPVAEHPFDGSWGYQVTGYFAPTSRFGNPDEFRQFVDRCHQAGIGVILDWVPGHFPKDAHGLAKFDGTALYEHADPRQGEHQDWGTLIFNYGRSEVKNFLVANALFWLEQYHIDGLRVDAVASMLYLDYSRKPWAWVPNKYGGRENLEAIDFMRDLNRICYEKHPGATIIAEESTAWPGVSKPTDTGGLGFGFKWNMGWMNDTLRYMEEDPIHRKYHHGEATFSMLYAYDENFILVLSHDEVVHGKGSLINKMPGDRWQKFANLRMFYGWMWAHPGKKLLFMGAEFGQWQEWSHERSLDWHLYMGEEHAALQKLLCDLNWLYTTRPALATADHESSGFQWLDANDGENSIFAFVRIAPDGDRVYCIVNATPVPRKNYRVGVSEAGTYRELLNTDAPGYAGSGMINPLPLTTSDEEWQGQPWSVVIDLPPLGTVFLGR; this comes from the coding sequence ATGACCGACCCAACCAGTCCTTCAGCCGACATTCTCGCCATTCTCGAAGCCCGACACGGTAATCCGTTCGGCTTTCTAGGTCGGCATCCCCAGGAGGACGGACGCGCCATCGTGCGCACCTTCCAGCCCAGCGCCCACGCCGTCACCGTCTTAGCTCGGGATGGCTCCGGGGCCTGGCCCATGCAGCGGGTGCATCATCATGGCTTTTATCAGGTGGAGCTGCCCGCAGAGGCCGCCCACAAGCCTTATGATCTGGAGTTAGCCACGTATGACGGTCAGGCCATCCGCACAGCGGACCCTTACTCTTTTGGCCATCTTGTCGGCGAGCACGATCTGTATTATTTCCGCGAAGGCACCCACCAGCGCCTGTGGGAATCCTTGGGAGCTAGCCTCTGCACCATCGATGGTGTCTCTGGCGTGCGTTTTTCCGTGTGGGCGCCGAATGCCCAGCGGGTATCCGTGATCGGTGACTTCAACAACTGGGATGGCCGCCTCAACCCCATGCGCCTGCGCATCGAGGCCGGAGTGTGGGAGATCTTCATGCCCGGCATCAAAGAGGAGACGCATTACAAGTTCGAAGTCGTCACGCCCGAAGGTTACCTCACCATCAAGAGCGATCCTTTCGCCTTCTACAGTCAGCACAGCGAGAAGACCGCCAGCATGGTCTTTGACCTGAATCGCTACACCTGGAGTGACCAGGAGTGGATGGAGAAACGTGCCCGTCAGGACCTCTATCACACCCCCATGAGCATCTACGAGGTGCACCTCGGCTCCTGGAAACGCATCCCTGAGCAGGGCAACCGCTCCAAGTCCTACCTGGAGTTGGCGGATGATCTCATCCCGTATGTGAAGAGCATGAACTTCACGCACATCGAGCTGATGCCCGTGGCAGAGCATCCCTTCGATGGTTCCTGGGGTTATCAGGTTACCGGTTACTTTGCCCCCACCAGCCGTTTTGGAAATCCCGATGAGTTCCGCCAATTCGTGGATCGTTGCCACCAGGCAGGCATTGGCGTCATTTTGGATTGGGTGCCAGGACACTTCCCGAAAGACGCTCACGGTCTCGCCAAATTCGATGGCACGGCTCTTTATGAACATGCCGACCCCCGCCAGGGTGAGCACCAGGACTGGGGCACCCTGATCTTTAACTATGGCCGCTCGGAGGTAAAAAACTTCCTCGTCGCCAACGCTCTCTTCTGGCTGGAGCAGTATCACATCGATGGTCTGCGTGTGGATGCCGTGGCGTCCATGCTTTACCTGGACTACTCCCGCAAGCCCTGGGCCTGGGTGCCTAACAAATACGGTGGTCGCGAGAATCTCGAGGCCATCGACTTCATGCGGGATCTCAACCGCATCTGCTATGAGAAACATCCTGGAGCCACCATCATCGCCGAGGAAAGCACGGCTTGGCCCGGAGTTTCCAAACCTACCGATACTGGCGGCCTCGGCTTTGGCTTCAAATGGAACATGGGCTGGATGAACGACACTCTCCGCTACATGGAGGAGGATCCCATCCACCGCAAATATCACCATGGCGAGGCCACCTTCTCCATGCTGTATGCCTACGATGAAAACTTCATCCTCGTGCTCAGCCACGATGAAGTTGTTCATGGTAAAGGCAGCCTCATCAACAAGATGCCGGGTGACCGCTGGCAAAAGTTTGCCAACCTACGCATGTTCTACGGCTGGATGTGGGCTCATCCCGGCAAGAAACTCCTGTTCATGGGGGCCGAGTTTGGCCAATGGCAGGAGTGGAGCCACGAACGCAGTCTGGACTGGCACCTCTACATGGGAGAGGAGCACGCCGCGCTGCAAAAGCTCCTCTGCGATCTCAACTGGCTCTACACCACCCGCCCGGCCCTAGCCACAGCCGATCATGAAAGCAGCGGCTTCCAATGGCTGGACGCCAATGACGGTGAAAACAGCATCTTCGCGTTCGTCCGCATCGCCCCGGATGGCGACCGCGTCTATTGCATCGTCAATGCCACACCCGTTCCCCGGAAAAACTACCGCGTCGGCGTCAGTGAAGCCGGCACCTACCGTGAACTCCTCAATACCGATGCCCCCGGCTACGCAGGCAGCGGCATGATCAATCCCCTGCCCCTCACCACCTCCGACGAAGAATGGCAAGGCCAGCCCTGGAGCGTCGTCATCGACCTCCCTCCGCTAGGCACGGTGTTTCTGGGCAGGTAA